A region from the Sulfitobacter sp. D7 genome encodes:
- a CDS encoding cytochrome c oxidase subunit II: MLIGCSGDLSVVDPAGPAARAIATLWWVMFIGAGLILALVAALVIGAFRTPRQAENATRDEKVWIIGLGLCFSIAVLAALLAYGLVTGERLMPRAAADVVRVEAEARQWAWRFSYDDRPGHVTENLLHIPAGRPVDVAITSRDVVHSFWVPRLAGKLDAIPGHVNVLRIEADAPGTYKGLTAEYNGEGYSRHTFSVEAHDPAGWAAFTAKETP, translated from the coding sequence GTGCTGATTGGTTGCAGCGGCGATCTGTCGGTGGTCGATCCGGCGGGCCCGGCGGCGCGCGCCATCGCGACGCTCTGGTGGGTGATGTTCATCGGCGCGGGGCTGATCCTCGCGCTGGTGGCGGCACTGGTGATCGGCGCTTTCAGGACACCCCGGCAGGCGGAGAATGCCACGCGGGATGAAAAGGTCTGGATCATCGGTTTGGGCCTATGTTTCTCCATCGCGGTCCTCGCGGCCCTGCTGGCCTATGGTCTGGTCACCGGCGAGCGGCTGATGCCCCGCGCCGCGGCGGATGTGGTGCGGGTCGAGGCCGAGGCCCGGCAATGGGCCTGGCGCTTTTCCTATGACGACCGCCCCGGCCATGTCACCGAGAACCTGCTGCACATCCCCGCCGGGCGGCCCGTCGATGTGGCGATCACCAGCCGGGATGTGGTGCACAGCTTTTGGGTGCCGCGTCTGGCTGGAAAGCTGGACGCCATTCCCGGTCATGTCAACGTGCTGCGGATCGAGGCCGATGCCCCCGGCACCTACAAGGGCCTGACCGCCGAGTACAACGGCGAGGGCTACAGCCGCCATACCTTCTCGGTTGAGGCCCATGACCCGGCGGGCTGGGCCGCCTTTACCGCGAAGGAGACGCCATGA
- the ctaD gene encoding cytochrome c oxidase subunit I has translation MNALRRHRKLEAIWASEPGWKGWTSSVNHSDLGRMFLVTAFFFFLVGGVLAMLIRAQLATPDSAFVDAGAFAQFFTMHGTIMMFLFAIPAFEGLAIYLLPKMLGTRDLAFPRLTAYGYWCYAFGGAMLLVALFFGIAPDGGWFMYPPLTGPLHSPGINTDFWLIGITFVEISAICAAVEFTVSILKYRAPGMSLDKMPIFAWYALVTSLMILTGFPPLILGSVLLEVERAFGLPFFQADLGGDSLLWQHLFWLFGHPEVYIIFLPAAGVISTVIPVMARTTLLGYGWIVASALALAFLSFGLWVHHMFTTGIPHMGLAFFSAASTLVAVPTGVQVFAWIGTMWKGRPELHMPMLHILGFFVTFIIGGLTGVMVAVVPFDWQAHDTAFITAHLHYVLFGGFVFPMLAGIYYWLPLVSGRKRLFRLGELAFALIFLGFHGTFLAMHWVGLLGQRRRIETYDAETGWGVINFISSVSSFVMAIGLAMVLVDIIIHSFVAVRGPRNPWRAGTLEWAGMSPPASYNFASLPMVGARAPLYDTPDLANRLAKGEGYLGAPEVARRETLMVDAASGRPEALVIYPGNTRLPILMAAVTGGFFLSILLKLFWLTPLALAGVAALALVWVWQLSARGDQGPQKVGRGTTLPLASEGDRSPGWWGSTFLLVANATFFGSLLFGYAFLWTVAPGWPPAQWLAPSWVELAFGIGAALAAALAQHLSARRNRAGTAPMVALAPALLATVATAVVFGALLLRLPPPDGHAYAATLLILGAYGLAHALLVGLMQGFLILQVRRGFTSPQRRAGFAIVALWSDYLAAITVLILLAAHLPGMIA, from the coding sequence ATGAACGCGCTGCGCCGTCACCGCAAGCTGGAGGCGATCTGGGCCTCGGAGCCGGGCTGGAAAGGCTGGACCAGCAGCGTGAACCATTCCGACCTCGGGCGGATGTTTCTTGTCACTGCCTTCTTCTTCTTCCTCGTCGGTGGTGTGTTGGCGATGTTGATCCGCGCGCAACTGGCGACACCCGATTCCGCTTTCGTGGATGCCGGTGCCTTTGCGCAGTTCTTTACCATGCATGGCACGATCATGATGTTCCTATTCGCCATTCCCGCCTTCGAGGGGCTGGCGATCTATCTGCTGCCCAAGATGCTGGGCACCCGCGACCTCGCCTTCCCGCGGCTCACCGCTTACGGTTACTGGTGCTATGCCTTCGGCGGCGCGATGCTGCTGGTGGCGCTGTTCTTCGGCATCGCGCCCGATGGCGGCTGGTTCATGTATCCGCCGCTGACGGGGCCGTTGCATTCGCCCGGCATCAACACAGATTTCTGGCTGATCGGCATCACTTTCGTCGAGATCTCCGCGATCTGCGCCGCCGTCGAATTCACAGTCTCGATCCTGAAATACCGCGCGCCCGGCATGTCGCTCGACAAGATGCCGATATTTGCCTGGTACGCGCTGGTCACTTCGCTGATGATCCTTACCGGATTTCCGCCGCTGATCCTCGGCTCGGTGCTGCTTGAGGTTGAGCGCGCCTTCGGCCTGCCGTTCTTCCAAGCCGATCTGGGCGGCGACAGCCTGCTTTGGCAGCACCTGTTCTGGCTGTTCGGCCACCCGGAGGTCTATATCATTTTCCTGCCCGCCGCCGGGGTGATCTCGACCGTGATCCCCGTGATGGCGCGCACGACGCTGCTGGGCTACGGCTGGATCGTCGCGAGCGCTTTGGCGCTGGCTTTCCTCAGCTTCGGGCTTTGGGTGCACCATATGTTCACCACCGGCATTCCGCATATGGGACTGGCGTTCTTCTCGGCCGCCTCGACGCTGGTGGCGGTGCCGACGGGGGTGCAGGTCTTTGCCTGGATCGGCACCATGTGGAAGGGGCGGCCCGAGTTGCACATGCCGATGCTGCACATCCTCGGGTTCTTTGTCACCTTCATCATCGGCGGGCTGACCGGCGTGATGGTGGCCGTGGTGCCTTTTGACTGGCAGGCCCACGACACGGCCTTCATCACTGCGCATCTGCACTATGTGCTGTTCGGCGGTTTCGTCTTTCCGATGCTGGCGGGGATCTACTACTGGCTGCCGCTGGTGAGCGGACGCAAGCGGCTGTTCCGGCTTGGCGAACTGGCGTTCGCGCTGATCTTCCTAGGCTTTCACGGCACCTTTCTGGCGATGCATTGGGTCGGCCTGCTGGGCCAGCGCCGCCGGATCGAGACCTATGACGCCGAGACTGGCTGGGGGGTCATTAACTTCATCTCTTCGGTCAGCAGTTTCGTCATGGCGATCGGCCTTGCGATGGTGCTGGTCGACATCATCATCCACAGCTTCGTCGCGGTGCGTGGCCCGCGCAACCCGTGGCGGGCCGGTACCTTGGAATGGGCCGGCATGTCGCCACCCGCCTCCTATAACTTCGCCAGCCTGCCGATGGTGGGCGCGCGTGCCCCGCTTTACGACACGCCAGATCTGGCCAACCGGTTGGCCAAGGGCGAAGGTTACCTCGGCGCGCCCGAGGTGGCCCGACGCGAGACCTTGATGGTCGATGCCGCCAGCGGTCGCCCCGAAGCGCTGGTCATCTATCCCGGCAACACACGGCTGCCGATCCTAATGGCGGCGGTGACGGGCGGGTTCTTCCTGTCGATCCTGCTCAAGCTCTTTTGGCTCACCCCGCTGGCACTGGCCGGCGTGGCGGCCTTGGCGCTGGTCTGGGTCTGGCAATTGAGCGCGCGCGGCGATCAAGGTCCGCAAAAGGTTGGACGCGGCACGACATTGCCGTTGGCAAGTGAGGGTGACAGATCGCCGGGCTGGTGGGGCTCGACCTTCCTGCTGGTGGCCAATGCGACCTTCTTCGGCTCCCTCCTTTTCGGCTATGCTTTCCTCTGGACCGTCGCGCCCGGCTGGCCCCCAGCCCAATGGCTCGCCCCCTCTTGGGTCGAGCTTGCCTTCGGCATCGGTGCAGCGCTCGCCGCCGCCTTGGCCCAGCACCTGAGCGCCCGCCGCAACCGCGCGGGCACCGCCCCTATGGTCGCCCTTGCTCCGGCGTTGCTGGCGACGGTTGCCACGGCGGTGGTGTTCGGGGCCCTGCTGCTGCGCCTGCCGCCCCCGGACGGCCATGCCTATGCCGCAACGCTCCTGATCCTCGGCGCCTATGGGCTGGCCCATGCACTGCTCGTCGGGCTGATGCAGGGCTTTCTGATCCTGCAGGTCCGGCGTGGTTTCACGTCGCCTCAGCGTCGGGCGGGTTTCGCCATTGTGGCGCTCTGGTCCGACTATCTGGCAGCGATCACGGTGCTGATCCTGCTTGCGGCGCATCTGCCGGGGATGATCGCGTGA
- a CDS encoding LysR family transcriptional regulator — MNTRFLETFVTVANLGSFRAAAEQLNVSQATVSSRISSLETDLQVDLFDREFHATRITVAGAMILDKAQEMLTTERNLRNTLSDPTTAAGRVRLGLVSSVVHTWLCDLIEEVARCYPRLELELTVEPTPNIAAAFERGALDMLLTTDDRHDQTCVCADLPPLAMGWFGPEGMRDEKLSLADVVTSPLITFTRNSRPHANVLALFSDRGLRPSIVHCITSMAAIARLTQRGLGIATLPLACDLAGPGIYELDVDAQLPPLPLYCIWRRSSDVATYKAIADLARACAERHQRQT; from the coding sequence GTGAACACGCGCTTTTTAGAAACCTTCGTCACGGTCGCCAACTTGGGAAGCTTCCGGGCGGCAGCCGAGCAGTTGAATGTCAGCCAAGCGACGGTGTCCAGTCGGATTTCCTCACTTGAGACGGACCTTCAGGTGGACCTGTTTGACCGTGAATTCCACGCCACCCGGATCACGGTGGCCGGGGCGATGATCCTCGACAAGGCGCAAGAGATGCTCACGACGGAGCGCAATTTGCGCAACACGCTCTCCGATCCCACCACTGCCGCGGGGCGGGTGCGTTTGGGGTTGGTGTCTTCGGTCGTTCATACTTGGCTTTGTGACCTGATCGAAGAAGTGGCGCGCTGCTACCCCCGGCTGGAGCTTGAACTGACGGTCGAGCCCACGCCGAACATCGCCGCGGCCTTTGAACGCGGCGCGCTGGATATGTTGCTGACGACAGATGACCGCCACGACCAAACCTGCGTTTGCGCGGACTTGCCGCCGCTGGCCATGGGATGGTTCGGCCCCGAGGGGATGCGCGACGAGAAACTGTCCCTCGCCGATGTCGTTACCAGCCCGCTGATCACCTTCACCCGCAATTCACGCCCGCACGCCAATGTTCTTGCGCTTTTCAGCGATCGCGGCCTGCGGCCTTCGATCGTGCATTGCATCACCTCGATGGCTGCGATTGCTCGGTTGACGCAGCGCGGGCTGGGCATCGCGACCCTGCCGCTGGCCTGCGATTTGGCCGGGCCGGGAATCTATGAGCTTGATGTCGATGCGCAACTGCCGCCGCTCCCCCTCTATTGCATCTGGCGGCGCAGTTCCGACGTAGCCACCTACAAGGCAATTGCCGATCTTGCGCGGGCCTGTGCGGAGCGTCATCAGCGGCAGACCTGA
- a CDS encoding DUF4286 family protein, producing the protein MSNIRTTDQAQLFVWSDIDPDHEADFNQWYDREHMEERVRIPGFTGARRYRAVSGSARRYLALYRASNLADFTSEAYRKAFTKQTQWSITNFGRMSNTRRRVMQVAQEGGFGWGGALVLIELVPDAMDRDAVADVLGKLMAEEGVLRVHHMIPDATLSTPLPSENTEGRVLAPCIAVDVTSEPIAEATLRQLTEKLGGAVREAETFRLMWSLDAQDLPALED; encoded by the coding sequence ATGAGCAATATCCGTACAACCGATCAGGCACAGCTTTTCGTCTGGAGCGATATCGACCCCGATCATGAGGCTGACTTTAACCAGTGGTATGACCGGGAACATATGGAAGAGCGCGTTCGCATTCCGGGCTTCACCGGCGCGCGGCGCTATCGGGCGGTATCGGGCTCGGCACGGCGCTACCTCGCGCTCTACCGCGCCAGCAACCTTGCCGATTTCACCTCTGAAGCCTACCGCAAAGCCTTTACCAAACAGACCCAATGGTCGATCACCAACTTCGGGCGCATGTCCAACACCCGCCGTCGGGTGATGCAGGTCGCGCAAGAGGGCGGCTTTGGCTGGGGCGGCGCGCTGGTGCTGATCGAACTGGTGCCAGATGCCATGGATCGCGACGCCGTCGCCGACGTGCTTGGTAAATTGATGGCCGAAGAGGGTGTGCTGCGCGTGCATCACATGATCCCCGACGCAACCCTTTCGACCCCGCTGCCGTCTGAAAACACCGAAGGGCGCGTTCTGGCGCCTTGCATCGCGGTGGATGTGACGTCAGAGCCGATCGCCGAAGCGACCCTGCGCCAACTGACCGAAAAGCTGGGCGGCGCGGTGCGCGAGGCCGAAACCTTCCGCCTGATGTGGTCATTGGACGCGCAAGACCTGCCCGCATTGGAAGACTGA
- a CDS encoding TRAP transporter substrate-binding protein: protein MKHLLIGTAIAALTAGLAHAETWKMSADAPDGNYLTQNIRAFADDVARLSDGALEIDVVSNSVLLKRPELKRGVQRGIVPIGEVLISALGNEDAVYSADAVPLLATTFDEARALWEASRPIYEEKLAEDGLVLLFAAPWPPQGVYMNQEVTDAASFEGVKFRAYNPSTARLAELLGAVPATIATSEISQAFSTGVINGMITSPSTGVDSQAWDFVSHYYDVQAFLPKNMVIVNKGAYDGLSDEVKTALQEAAELAETRGFEMAEEATGEATNTMADNGMNVLPTPEGLASDFETIAATMRAEWLEQAGEEGQKIVDAMN, encoded by the coding sequence ATGAAACACCTTCTTATCGGAACCGCGATCGCAGCCCTGACAGCCGGTCTTGCCCATGCCGAAACGTGGAAAATGTCGGCCGACGCGCCCGACGGCAACTATCTGACCCAGAACATCCGCGCCTTCGCCGATGACGTGGCCCGCCTATCGGATGGCGCGCTGGAAATCGACGTTGTGTCGAACTCGGTTCTGCTCAAGCGCCCCGAACTGAAGCGCGGCGTGCAGCGCGGCATCGTTCCCATCGGCGAAGTCCTTATCTCGGCGCTTGGCAACGAAGACGCGGTTTACTCTGCCGATGCCGTGCCGCTTTTGGCGACGACATTTGACGAGGCCCGCGCTCTTTGGGAAGCTTCCCGCCCGATCTACGAGGAAAAGCTGGCCGAAGATGGTCTGGTGCTGTTGTTTGCCGCCCCCTGGCCGCCGCAGGGCGTTTACATGAACCAGGAAGTCACCGACGCCGCCTCCTTCGAGGGTGTCAAGTTCCGCGCCTACAACCCCTCGACCGCGCGTCTGGCCGAGCTTTTGGGCGCCGTTCCCGCCACCATCGCCACTTCCGAGATCAGCCAAGCCTTCTCGACCGGGGTCATCAACGGCATGATCACCTCGCCCTCGACAGGTGTCGACAGCCAAGCATGGGACTTCGTGTCGCATTACTATGACGTTCAGGCCTTCCTGCCCAAGAACATGGTAATCGTGAACAAAGGCGCCTACGACGGCCTGTCTGACGAGGTGAAAACCGCGCTGCAAGAAGCGGCTGAACTGGCGGAAACCCGTGGCTTTGAGATGGCCGAGGAAGCCACTGGCGAAGCAACCAACACAATGGCCGACAATGGCATGAACGTCCTGCCGACCCCCGAAGGGCTGGCCAGCGACTTTGAAACCATCGCCGCGACGATGCGCGCGGAATGGCTGGAACAGGCTGGCGAAGAAGGTCAGAAAATCGTCGACGCGATGAACTGA
- a CDS encoding TRAP transporter small permease, translated as MMLTRHLFNFCGALAALSLLGIAVLILSQIGLRLMGSQIPSADDFAAWGLSASIFLALPATLIRGDHIRVTSLRQLMPERLGHIADILAAAFAAVMMGWVAWAIFGYVHESWTYNEVSQGVVAVPLWWPQSAMVLGSVLFALAFAERTLRLILGLPVESDDTNEQGRGE; from the coding sequence ATGATGCTGACCCGCCATCTCTTCAACTTTTGCGGAGCCTTGGCCGCGCTGTCCTTGCTGGGGATCGCGGTCTTGATCCTGTCGCAGATTGGCCTGCGCCTGATGGGAAGCCAAATCCCGTCAGCCGATGATTTCGCGGCATGGGGGCTGAGTGCGTCGATCTTCCTCGCCCTGCCGGCCACGCTGATACGGGGCGATCATATTCGCGTCACATCGTTGCGGCAGTTGATGCCGGAACGTCTGGGTCATATCGCTGATATTCTGGCGGCGGCCTTTGCCGCCGTGATGATGGGTTGGGTCGCTTGGGCGATCTTTGGCTATGTCCACGAAAGCTGGACCTACAATGAAGTCAGCCAAGGCGTGGTGGCCGTTCCGCTGTGGTGGCCGCAATCCGCGATGGTGCTGGGGTCGGTGCTGTTTGCACTGGCCTTTGCCGAGCGCACCCTGCGCCTGATCCTCGGGCTGCCAGTCGAGAGCGACGATACAAACGAACAAGGTCGGGGCGAATAA
- a CDS encoding TRAP transporter large permease translates to MDIFLQSAVLVVTLLVLLGLGIWVGVALMASGVVIFLMFTSTPVDAILGTTMWAHSASWTLTALPLFIWMGEILYRTRLAEDLFSGLAPWVGRLPGGLAHVNVVGCGIFAAVSGSSAATTATVGRISLPELKSRGYADRLAIGSLAGSGTLGLLIPPSIVMIVYGVAAQVSVNRLFIAGVVPGLMLMALFSGYIAIWAKMNPDGVPDPEPRMPLGERLRRLRMLLPVVGLIIGVIGSIYAGVATATEAAAIGVAGALIIAAFGRSLNAETFVASLLGATRTSAMIGLILLGAAFLTSAMSFSGLPGQLAELISASGLSAAGLIAVLTVFFVLLGCFLDGISIVVLTTSVVMPAVAAVGIDPVWFGIYLIIVVEMAQITPPLGFNLFVIQSLTGKSIFEITRMIIPYFMILVLAVILLTAFPGIATWLVEQTI, encoded by the coding sequence ATGGATATTTTTCTGCAATCGGCCGTTCTGGTCGTGACCTTGCTTGTGCTTTTGGGCTTGGGCATCTGGGTTGGCGTGGCGCTGATGGCCTCGGGCGTCGTGATTTTCTTGATGTTCACCTCTACGCCGGTCGATGCGATCCTCGGCACCACCATGTGGGCCCATTCCGCCAGCTGGACTTTGACGGCGCTGCCACTGTTCATCTGGATGGGCGAAATTCTTTACCGCACACGTCTGGCCGAAGACCTGTTTTCTGGTCTGGCCCCATGGGTCGGGCGGCTGCCCGGCGGCTTGGCGCATGTCAACGTCGTGGGCTGCGGTATCTTTGCGGCGGTCTCGGGGTCTTCGGCTGCCACCACCGCAACCGTTGGCCGCATTTCCCTGCCAGAGCTGAAATCGCGCGGCTATGCCGACCGGCTTGCCATCGGTTCCTTGGCTGGATCGGGCACGCTTGGCCTGTTGATCCCGCCGTCGATCGTGATGATCGTCTATGGCGTCGCGGCCCAAGTGTCCGTGAACCGCTTGTTCATAGCGGGCGTGGTGCCGGGGCTGATGCTCATGGCGCTGTTTTCGGGCTATATCGCGATCTGGGCAAAGATGAACCCCGATGGCGTGCCAGACCCCGAACCCCGCATGCCCTTGGGTGAGCGCCTGCGCCGCCTGCGCATGTTGCTGCCGGTGGTGGGCTTGATCATCGGGGTCATCGGCTCGATCTATGCCGGTGTGGCCACCGCAACCGAGGCCGCCGCCATCGGTGTGGCCGGGGCGCTGATCATCGCGGCTTTTGGCCGGTCGCTGAACGCCGAGACCTTCGTCGCCTCGCTTCTGGGGGCCACCCGCACCTCTGCGATGATCGGGCTGATCCTGCTTGGCGCGGCCTTTCTCACCTCCGCGATGAGCTTCTCTGGCTTGCCCGGGCAACTGGCCGAACTCATTTCCGCCAGCGGGCTGAGCGCTGCGGGTTTGATCGCCGTGCTGACCGTGTTCTTCGTGCTCCTTGGTTGTTTCCTCGACGGGATCTCCATCGTTGTGCTGACGACTTCGGTTGTGATGCCCGCCGTGGCTGCCGTGGGGATCGATCCGGTGTGGTTTGGGATCTATCTGATCATCGTCGTCGAAATGGCGCAGATCACGCCGCCGCTGGGGTTCAATCTGTTTGTGATCCAGAGCCTGACTGGTAAATCGATCTTTGAGATTACCCGCATGATCATCCCCTATTTCATGATCTTGGTGCTGGCCGTGATCCTGCTGACGGCATTCCCCGGCATCGCGACGTGGCTTGTGGAACAAACGATTTAA
- a CDS encoding amidase family protein: MTHTSQSLLDAARARAAAPDFTRTFDDPVEGEGPLSGLNVAVKDLFDVRGQVTHAGSLVRKGTSPATKDAAAVARLRSAGAGLIGHANMTEFAYSGLGLNPHYGTPLTPLREGCIAGGSTSGGASAVARGVADIALGTDTGGSARIPAAFCGLFGFKATAQTISRAGAVPLSHSLDSVGALTREVGLLRPVLNVLRDQPLAASAAPRAVIVPENFGMDELDPEVAQAFEAALEALQASGVSLRRQTLDFFDDYRALPVWQFSAVESRAHHGAHFDDARAELDPRVASRMARADGVTGIEFARTIAAREALIARAAHLFGDTPVALPSVAIMPPKLDDLREDATYDRINLLALRNTSFANVIDGCSVSMPITSHPGAGLMLTASAGRDAMLINMAETLQGAL; this comes from the coding sequence ATGACACACACCTCTCAATCCCTCCTCGACGCGGCCCGCGCCCGCGCTGCCGCGCCCGATTTCACCCGGACCTTCGATGATCCGGTCGAAGGCGAAGGGCCACTGTCGGGGCTGAACGTGGCGGTCAAAGACCTGTTCGACGTGCGGGGCCAAGTCACCCACGCGGGGTCGCTGGTCCGCAAAGGCACGTCGCCCGCCACCAAGGATGCCGCGGCGGTCGCGCGGCTGCGCAGCGCAGGCGCCGGGCTGATCGGCCACGCCAATATGACCGAGTTTGCCTATTCCGGCCTCGGCCTGAACCCACATTACGGCACCCCCCTCACCCCCTTGAGAGAAGGCTGTATCGCCGGCGGCTCGACCTCGGGCGGTGCCTCTGCCGTGGCGCGCGGCGTGGCAGACATCGCGCTTGGGACAGACACTGGCGGCTCTGCGCGTATCCCGGCGGCCTTTTGCGGGCTCTTCGGGTTCAAGGCCACGGCACAGACGATCTCCCGCGCGGGGGCGGTGCCGCTTTCCCATTCGCTTGATAGTGTCGGCGCGCTGACCCGAGAAGTCGGCCTGCTGCGCCCGGTTTTGAACGTGCTACGCGACCAACCGCTCGCCGCGTCTGCCGCGCCGCGTGCCGTCATCGTGCCGGAAAATTTCGGCATGGACGAATTGGACCCCGAGGTTGCCCAAGCCTTCGAAGCCGCCCTCGAAGCGCTTCAGGCATCTGGCGTGAGCCTACGTCGACAAACGCTCGACTTCTTCGATGACTACCGCGCCCTGCCCGTCTGGCAGTTCTCGGCAGTGGAATCCCGCGCCCATCACGGGGCGCATTTCGACGACGCCCGCGCAGAGCTTGATCCGCGTGTGGCATCACGTATGGCGCGGGCGGATGGTGTCACCGGGATCGAGTTTGCCCGCACGATAGCCGCGCGGGAAGCATTGATCGCACGGGCGGCGCATCTGTTTGGCGACACGCCGGTCGCCCTGCCGAGCGTGGCCATCATGCCGCCAAAGCTGGATGATCTGCGCGAGGATGCCACCTATGACCGCATCAATCTGCTGGCGCTGCGCAACACCAGCTTTGCGAATGTAATAGACGGCTGTTCGGTCAGCATGCCGATCACCAGCCACCCCGGCGCGGGGCTGATGCTGACCGCGTCTGCGGGACGGGATGCGATGTTGATCAATATGGCCGAAACATTGCAGGGCGCGCTTTGA
- a CDS encoding peptidylglycine monooxygenase — MSETAKRPSAYVALGAQRYRVTHVSDPMLSGISDVAVIGDRIVVLRRQAPELVMLGLDGTMLGETADLPQFVCGHGLRATSASQVAATDMDGHKVVLLDDTLQETARMDCAEHPGLGRPFNHPCDCTQGPDGRYYVADGYGNSAVHIFDPALRHLKTFGHPGTEAGAFSTPHCLLFDSQGRLCVVDRENNRVQLFDPEGIWLGQIKGLHKPMALALTSQGVLLVTDQTPRLSAYAPNGELIGRCRTFSTYGHGLAVQDDGTIVIAEMNPDRLTLLTPVPDARVG, encoded by the coding sequence TTGAGCGAAACGGCCAAGCGCCCCTCTGCCTATGTGGCCTTGGGCGCCCAGCGCTACCGTGTGACCCATGTCAGCGATCCCATGCTATCGGGTATTTCCGATGTCGCGGTCATAGGCGACAGGATCGTGGTCCTCAGACGGCAAGCGCCTGAATTGGTCATGCTCGGGCTGGACGGCACAATGTTGGGCGAAACCGCTGATCTGCCGCAGTTCGTTTGCGGCCATGGCCTGCGCGCGACCTCCGCCAGCCAAGTCGCCGCCACGGACATGGATGGCCACAAGGTCGTGCTGCTTGATGACACCTTACAAGAAACCGCCCGTATGGACTGCGCAGAGCATCCCGGCTTGGGGCGGCCCTTCAATCATCCCTGCGATTGCACCCAAGGTCCGGACGGACGCTATTATGTCGCTGACGGATATGGCAACAGCGCCGTTCATATCTTTGACCCGGCGCTGCGCCACCTCAAAACCTTTGGACATCCCGGGACCGAAGCGGGCGCGTTTTCGACCCCGCACTGCCTGTTGTTCGACAGCCAAGGCAGGCTCTGCGTGGTGGACCGCGAAAACAACCGCGTTCAGTTATTTGACCCCGAAGGCATCTGGCTGGGTCAGATCAAAGGCCTGCACAAACCAATGGCGCTGGCGTTGACATCCCAAGGCGTCTTGCTGGTCACTGACCAAACCCCGCGCCTGTCGGCATATGCCCCGAATGGTGAGCTGATTGGCCGCTGCCGTACTTTTTCAACCTATGGTCACGGATTGGCTGTGCAGGACGATGGCACCATCGTGATCGCCGAAATGAACCCAGATCGACTGACCCTGCTGACCCCCGTGCCCGATGCGAGGGTAGGTTGA